From Porphyromonadaceae bacterium W3.11, one genomic window encodes:
- the folE gene encoding GTP cyclohydrolase I FolE, which yields MSNNPYFTEEISEEKENEIVERLATLYRQAIVEIGEDPTREGLLKSPTRVAKAFRFMTQGYHQDPAAVLKSAMFREDYKQMVIVKDIDFYSMCEHHFLPFFGKVHIAYIPNKYITGLSKLPRIVDIFARRLQVQERLTTQIKECIQETLHPLGVMVVIEAQHMCMQMRGVQKQNSITTTSDFTGAFQEDNTRDEFMNLIKHNHR from the coding sequence ATGTCCAATAATCCCTACTTCACAGAAGAGATAAGCGAAGAAAAAGAGAATGAAATTGTAGAACGTCTTGCCACACTTTATAGGCAAGCAATAGTAGAGATAGGAGAAGACCCCACACGTGAGGGCTTACTTAAATCCCCTACTCGCGTGGCAAAGGCTTTTCGATTCATGACCCAAGGGTATCACCAAGATCCAGCCGCGGTACTTAAGAGTGCTATGTTTCGCGAAGATTACAAGCAGATGGTCATCGTCAAAGATATAGATTTTTATTCCATGTGCGAACATCACTTCCTTCCATTTTTTGGGAAAGTGCACATTGCTTATATCCCCAATAAGTACATTACGGGGTTGAGCAAACTCCCTCGTATCGTAGATATTTTTGCTCGTCGCCTTCAGGTACAAGAACGACTCACCACTCAGATCAAAGAGTGTATTCAGGAGACCCTACACCCTCTAGGTGTAATGGTTGTCATTGAAGCTCAGCACATGTGTATGCAGATGAGGGGGGTACAGAAGCAGAATTCCATCACCACCACATCCGACTTTACAGGTGCTTTCCAAGAGGATAATACGAGGGATGAATTTATGAATCTCATCAAGCATAATCACAGATAA
- the mnmA gene encoding tRNA 2-thiouridine(34) synthase MnmA: protein MSVALLLSGGVDSSVALHLLMEQGIEPDLFYIHIGANEAGFEDCPAEEDMEMVRWLARHYGRPLEVVNLHREYWDYVVKYMVDTVRSGKTPHPDIMCNRVIKFGYFDEYVGKDYDQIATGHYADKKIIDGVHYLATAKDRVKDQTDFLAQITYPQLYKALFPLGPLPKSEVRRIAEQSHLVTAKRRDSQGICFLGKVDYNDFLEQHLGSMPGEIIDLDSGKVLGEHKGFWFHTIGQRKGLGLAGGPWFVIRKDIENNRLYVSRGYDPEEQYGNVIELGEMNFISGDPMLPGAMDMEVTFKVRHTPEFTSALLRRNDNGTHYILSEDLIQGIAPGQFCTIYDASSTICYGSGVISRGWKEE from the coding sequence ATGAGTGTAGCATTACTTCTATCAGGCGGTGTTGATAGCTCTGTCGCCCTCCATCTTTTGATGGAGCAGGGTATAGAACCCGATCTCTTCTATATCCATATTGGAGCCAATGAAGCAGGCTTTGAGGACTGTCCTGCTGAGGAGGATATGGAGATGGTGAGGTGGCTAGCTCGTCATTACGGAAGACCATTGGAGGTCGTCAATCTACATCGGGAGTATTGGGACTATGTGGTCAAGTACATGGTGGATACCGTGAGAAGTGGTAAGACGCCACACCCTGATATTATGTGTAATAGGGTCATTAAGTTTGGCTACTTTGATGAATACGTAGGTAAGGATTATGATCAGATTGCTACAGGTCACTATGCCGATAAGAAGATTATAGATGGAGTCCACTATCTAGCGACAGCTAAGGATAGAGTGAAGGATCAGACCGATTTTCTGGCTCAGATCACCTATCCTCAGCTCTATAAGGCTTTATTTCCATTAGGCCCATTGCCCAAGAGTGAAGTGCGTAGAATTGCCGAGCAATCTCATTTGGTTACGGCTAAACGTAGGGATAGTCAAGGTATCTGTTTCTTAGGTAAGGTGGATTATAATGACTTCTTGGAGCAACATTTAGGTAGTATGCCAGGTGAGATTATAGACCTAGATAGTGGTAAGGTCTTAGGTGAACATAAGGGCTTTTGGTTTCATACGATCGGGCAGAGAAAAGGGTTAGGCCTAGCTGGCGGACCATGGTTTGTTATCCGAAAGGATATTGAGAATAATCGTCTGTATGTTAGCCGTGGTTATGATCCGGAGGAGCAATATGGTAATGTCATCGAGCTCGGAGAGATGAATTTTATTAGTGGCGATCCGATGCTTCCAGGAGCAATGGACATGGAAGTAACCTTCAAGGTGCGTCATACGCCCGAATTTACTTCAGCACTATTGCGTCGTAATGATAATGGGACACATTATATCCTATCTGAGGATCTGATACAGGGCATTGCACCAGGACAGTTCTGTACGATATATGATGCCTCTAGTACGATTTGCTATGGGAGCGGTGTGATTAGTAGGGGCTGGAAAGAGGAGTAA